In Cyanobium sp. ATX 6F1, the following are encoded in one genomic region:
- a CDS encoding type II toxin-antitoxin system VapC family toxin, translated as MILLDTNVVSAVMQRRPDPAVQQWLDGQALEELWLPAVVVFELRYGLAILPESQRQRRLMLGLDQLLQLIQERIAPLDGLASQKAALLAAERKAKGRPVDLRDTLIAGIAMARGARLATRNTRHFDDTTISLINPFEP; from the coding sequence GTGATCCTGCTCGACACCAACGTGGTTTCGGCCGTGATGCAGCGCCGGCCGGATCCAGCTGTTCAGCAGTGGCTGGATGGGCAAGCCCTGGAGGAGCTGTGGTTGCCGGCTGTGGTGGTGTTCGAGTTGCGCTACGGCCTTGCGATCCTGCCGGAATCCCAGCGCCAGCGAAGACTGATGCTGGGGCTCGATCAGCTGTTGCAGTTGATCCAGGAGCGCATTGCACCCCTTGACGGTTTGGCGTCCCAGAAGGCAGCGCTGCTGGCGGCGGAGCGCAAGGCCAAGGGGCGTCCGGTGGACCTGCGCGACACGCTGATCGCCGGCATCGCCATGGCCCGCGGCGCGCGGCTGGCGACCCGCAACACCCGCCACTTCGATGACACCACGATCAGCCTGATCAATCCCTTCGAGCCATGA
- a CDS encoding ABC transporter ATP-binding protein, protein MKRLPRKLLSPLLGPLLGPFLNQEPAAQLIRETARQQWKLLAVNLLSSLLESVSEGATLGVIFLVVELLSNARAPTAVNWASKPLIPWIPGAPEWLAAQPTTPLFLGLLALAVLLQLIQSLTRYAGAVSVGYFAARCKAQVTARIHSQILSLSYPCASSYRVGDLTDYAGTGPDAIRSQIEAASQILITLLLIAIYLGILVGLSPWLLLAAGLLGALISSVQRLLLPRLRFGAERLSGLQAEIAARITEDIQGLRLLHSSGQRQSADRALRSRMGELEASLRRQSRLLNVIGPFSSFLPIAAIAVMGGLSLLVFGSKTSGVLPSLVTFVLALQRLNVRFSGLAGLFNGLADNSGRLGRLNAILSPGGKSFVREGGVPFGGLEREIRLEQVQLHYGGEGPAALNGLDLVIAKGATVALVGPSGAGKSSIADLLVGLYEPSRGRVLIDGLDLRTLELNSWQQRLGVVSQDTFLFNISLAGNIAFGCPWATRAQIEAAAAVANAAGFINDLPEGYDTIVGERGFRLSGGQRQRIALARAILRRPELLILDEATSALDSESERLVQDALEALDGRITKLVIAHRLGTVKQADVIVVMEAGRIVEQGSHRELSAREGSLYQQLWLNQVGAGVDD, encoded by the coding sequence TTGAAACGCCTGCCCCGAAAACTGCTCAGCCCACTCCTGGGCCCGCTCCTGGGGCCGTTCCTGAACCAGGAGCCGGCGGCGCAGCTGATCCGGGAGACGGCGCGCCAGCAGTGGAAGCTGCTGGCGGTGAACCTGCTCAGCAGCCTGCTGGAGAGTGTCAGCGAGGGGGCCACCTTGGGGGTGATCTTCCTGGTGGTGGAGCTGCTCTCGAACGCTCGCGCCCCCACGGCGGTCAACTGGGCGAGCAAGCCCCTGATCCCCTGGATTCCGGGGGCGCCCGAGTGGCTGGCGGCCCAGCCCACCACGCCGCTGTTTCTGGGACTGCTGGCCCTGGCGGTGCTGCTGCAGCTGATTCAGAGCCTCACGCGCTATGCGGGGGCAGTGAGCGTCGGCTACTTCGCCGCCCGTTGCAAGGCCCAGGTGACGGCAAGGATCCACAGCCAGATCCTGAGCCTGAGCTACCCCTGCGCCAGCAGCTACCGGGTGGGGGATCTCACCGACTACGCCGGCACCGGGCCGGACGCGATCCGCAGCCAGATCGAGGCCGCCAGCCAGATCCTGATCACGCTGCTGCTGATCGCGATCTATCTGGGGATCCTGGTGGGCCTCTCCCCCTGGCTGCTGCTGGCGGCGGGGCTGCTGGGGGCGCTGATCAGCTCGGTGCAGCGCTTGCTGCTGCCGCGCTTGCGCTTCGGGGCCGAGCGACTGAGTGGCCTGCAGGCCGAGATCGCGGCCAGAATCACCGAAGACATCCAGGGCCTGCGGCTGCTGCACAGCAGCGGCCAGCGCCAGAGCGCCGATCGGGCGCTGCGATCGCGCATGGGTGAACTGGAGGCCAGCCTGCGGCGCCAGAGCCGACTGCTGAATGTGATCGGCCCGTTCAGCAGCTTCCTGCCGATCGCGGCGATCGCGGTGATGGGGGGCCTCAGCCTGCTGGTGTTCGGCTCGAAGACCTCCGGGGTGCTGCCGAGCCTGGTGACCTTCGTGTTGGCCTTGCAGCGCCTGAACGTACGCTTTTCAGGGCTGGCGGGCCTGTTCAATGGCCTGGCCGACAACAGCGGCCGGCTCGGACGGCTGAATGCGATCCTCAGCCCCGGCGGCAAGAGCTTCGTTCGCGAGGGCGGGGTGCCCTTTGGGGGCCTGGAGCGGGAGATCCGCCTCGAGCAGGTGCAGCTGCACTACGGAGGCGAGGGGCCGGCGGCCTTGAACGGCCTCGATCTGGTGATTGCCAAGGGGGCCACCGTGGCCCTGGTGGGGCCGAGCGGGGCGGGCAAGAGCTCGATCGCCGATCTGCTTGTGGGGCTCTATGAACCGAGCCGCGGGCGGGTGCTGATCGATGGGCTGGACCTGCGCACCCTGGAACTGAACAGCTGGCAGCAACGGCTGGGGGTGGTGAGCCAGGACACCTTTCTGTTCAACATCTCCCTGGCCGGCAACATCGCCTTCGGCTGCCCCTGGGCCACGCGCGCGCAGATCGAGGCGGCGGCGGCGGTGGCGAACGCGGCCGGCTTCATCAACGACTTACCCGAGGGCTACGACACGATCGTGGGGGAGCGCGGCTTCCGGCTCAGCGGCGGCCAGCGCCAGCGCATTGCCCTGGCCCGGGCGATCCTGCGCCGGCCGGAGTTGCTGATCCTCGATGAGGCCACAAGTGCGCTCGATTCCGAGAGCGAGCGGCTGGTGCAGGATGCGCTCGAAGCGCTCGATGGCCGCATCACCAAGCTTGTGATCGCCCACCGCCTC
- a CDS encoding FitA-like ribbon-helix-helix domain-containing protein, which produces MAQLLVRNLDPAVKEALRRRARRHGRSMEEEARLILRQVIDQEPLSEDQRGPGTRMVALFAEAELDQPIGEWRGQEATPARFVG; this is translated from the coding sequence ATGGCTCAATTGCTGGTGCGCAACCTTGATCCGGCGGTGAAGGAGGCGCTGCGGCGCCGGGCCCGTCGCCATGGCCGCAGCATGGAGGAGGAGGCACGCCTGATCCTGCGCCAGGTGATCGATCAGGAGCCGCTTTCGGAGGATCAGAGGGGGCCGGGCACCCGGATGGTGGCCTTGTTTGCTGAGGCGGAGTTGGATCAACCGATCGGCGAATGGAGGGGCCAGGAGGCCACGCCCGCACGCTTCGTGGGCTGA